The proteins below are encoded in one region of Microbispora sp. NBC_01189:
- a CDS encoding MetQ/NlpA family ABC transporter substrate-binding protein, whose translation MRRTLGLVIGAVVALVLSACGSSSPDTATASGTAAADAPLRVGVSPVPHAQILKYVADNLAATRGLKLEIVEFSDYVQPNLQLQDGRLDANYFQHKPYLDDFNASKGTKLSFVAPVHLEPLGLYSRKVKDLASLPQGGTVAVPNDATNLGRALGLLADNGVVTLKDGVGIAATERDVAGNPKNLTFRPLEAAQLPRSLDDVDAAVINGNYAMDLNLNPSSDALVLEKAEGNPYVNGLVIAQGHESDPRVKTLVELLTGPEVKKYIEETFTGSVIPVS comes from the coding sequence ATGCGTAGAACACTCGGCCTCGTCATCGGCGCCGTGGTCGCGCTCGTGTTGTCCGCCTGCGGGTCCTCGTCTCCGGACACGGCGACCGCCTCCGGTACGGCGGCGGCGGACGCCCCGCTCAGGGTCGGCGTGAGCCCGGTGCCGCACGCGCAGATCCTGAAGTACGTGGCCGACAACCTGGCCGCCACCAGGGGGCTGAAGCTGGAGATCGTCGAGTTCAGCGACTACGTGCAGCCCAACCTGCAGCTCCAGGATGGCCGGCTCGACGCCAACTACTTCCAGCACAAGCCGTACCTGGACGATTTCAACGCGTCCAAGGGCACCAAGCTGAGCTTCGTCGCCCCGGTGCACCTGGAGCCGCTCGGCCTGTATTCGAGGAAGGTCAAGGACCTCGCCTCGCTGCCGCAGGGCGGCACGGTGGCGGTGCCCAACGACGCCACCAACCTCGGCCGGGCGCTCGGGCTGCTCGCCGACAACGGCGTGGTCACGCTGAAGGACGGCGTGGGCATCGCCGCGACCGAGCGCGACGTGGCCGGCAACCCGAAGAACCTGACCTTCCGCCCGCTGGAGGCCGCGCAGCTCCCGCGCTCGCTCGACGACGTGGACGCCGCCGTGATCAACGGCAACTACGCGATGGACTTGAACCTCAACCCGTCCTCCGACGCGCTGGTTCTGGAGAAGGCCGAGGGCAACCCGTACGTCAACGGCCTGGTGATCGCCCAGGGACACGAGAGCGACCCGCGGGTGAAGACGCTGGTCGAGCTGCTGACCGGCCCCGAAGTGAAGAAGTACATCGAGGAGACGTTCACGGGCTCGGTCATCCCCGTCTCCTGA